One Brachyspira pilosicoli P43/6/78 genomic window carries:
- the galK gene encoding galactokinase, whose product MIPKLHLRLVERFRDVFGQKGEVKLYFAPGRLTFIGELIDYSGGDTITAAVDRGTYLVVRKRPDNKINIYGHSFKAKKSFTFNELEKNKEDEWAIYFKGVFSVLLEREYKITGMDIYAYTDLPFNTSLASSSSLCACLTYAIFDVNGLDKSDIIELAKLSYEGEIKYASHRTSLSDHITIFLGKENSLLLFNMFKMSYEYLDINFGEYCVAVVNSNKKRTSSDSEYNARKRECDNALKKLKEKKSSIKFLSDLKPKDADFIKETLQNKEQRRALYVSSEEDRVNQAVKAIKKGAIKDLAALISKTHDSLSKLYEVSTAEQDILVEEASKMDGVLGARMIGTGFGGGVLILLKKTEVENVIEALYTNYKEKTRRDADVYIVKPTNGVRMLSIE is encoded by the coding sequence ATGATACCAAAATTACATTTAAGATTAGTAGAAAGATTTAGAGATGTCTTTGGACAAAAAGGTGAAGTAAAATTGTATTTTGCTCCTGGAAGATTAACTTTTATAGGAGAACTTATAGACTATTCAGGCGGTGATACTATTACAGCTGCTGTAGATAGAGGCACCTATTTAGTAGTTAGAAAAAGACCAGACAATAAAATTAATATTTATGGTCATTCATTTAAAGCTAAAAAATCATTTACCTTTAATGAATTAGAAAAAAACAAAGAAGATGAATGGGCTATATATTTTAAGGGTGTTTTTTCTGTATTATTGGAAAGAGAATATAAAATAACTGGTATGGATATTTATGCATATACAGATTTGCCTTTTAATACTTCATTAGCTTCATCTAGTTCATTATGTGCTTGTTTAACTTATGCTATTTTTGATGTAAATGGTTTAGATAAAAGTGATATTATAGAATTGGCTAAATTATCTTATGAAGGCGAAATTAAATACGCTTCTCATAGAACTTCATTGAGCGATCATATTACTATATTTTTAGGAAAAGAAAATAGTTTATTACTATTTAATATGTTTAAAATGAGCTATGAATATTTGGATATAAACTTTGGTGAGTATTGTGTAGCGGTAGTTAATAGTAATAAAAAAAGAACTTCTAGTGATAGTGAATATAATGCTAGAAAGAGAGAATGTGATAATGCTTTAAAAAAGCTTAAAGAAAAAAAATCTTCTATTAAATTTTTATCAGATTTAAAGCCTAAAGATGCTGATTTTATTAAAGAGACTTTGCAAAATAAAGAACAAAGAAGAGCTTTATATGTATCTTCTGAAGAGGATAGAGTAAATCAAGCTGTAAAAGCTATAAAGAAAGGTGCTATTAAAGATTTAGCTGCATTAATATCAAAAACTCATGATAGTTTAAGTAAATTATATGAAGTTTCTACTGCAGAACAAGATATTTTGGTGGAAGAAGCTTCAAAAATGGACGGAGTTCTTGGTGCACGTATGATTGGTACAGGTTTTGGAGGCGGTGTTTTAATTTTGCTTAAGAAAACTGAAGTAGAAAATGTAATAGAAGCTTTATATACTAATTATAAAGAGAAAACTAGAAGGGACGCTGATGTTTATATTGTAAAACCTACTAATGGCGTTAGAATGCTTTCTATTGAATAA
- a CDS encoding GldG family protein has product MSNKKFNLKIATIASWVLLFFAWIFFYAVTQRPTAVFWVVLAVTLILTAITVIIEKNNIISLLKTRFVHKAFFGILSLIIILAILVGLYIISINFPIRFDLTQNKSYTVSQQTMDVISRIDSPLSIVVLRSPSTDPTSADWRSDLLLDQYQRLSKHITVEYINPIEKPSAKSKYQMTQVGEIIFSYGQSKQVRVYRKDLTTQSKVTSEPLFVGEEKFTQAIYTLLEQESYVVYFTVGHGERQLQDRGGEGLSYVKTYLENENYKVRDLNIILENIPTDASLIVIASPVETFSDFEIEKLNNYVKTGGKLLVLYDSFMDRSNFNSNLDVFLSDWGFKTKNDYIIDPVSSVVIPVNVVPQYTAHPITQTLKEGNVFACLVVARSILSGESKYSGSFENIITTSPQGYGKEEATFDLSRARFNPRTDIAGPVPLAIAGTYDIEGRDVPARIVVFGDATFALNAYINPEQGQSVDVAFAGNKDLFMNTVAYLLEARQKITIRPKEASIKNLTLTTTQTNFIRYVAQIGLPCLFGILGILIWFLRRR; this is encoded by the coding sequence ATGTCTAATAAAAAGTTTAATTTAAAAATTGCTACTATAGCTTCTTGGGTACTATTATTTTTCGCTTGGATATTTTTCTATGCAGTTACACAAAGACCTACTGCTGTTTTTTGGGTTGTATTAGCTGTAACATTAATACTTACGGCAATTACTGTTATAATAGAAAAAAATAATATAATTTCTCTATTAAAAACAAGATTTGTTCATAAAGCTTTTTTTGGCATACTTTCTCTTATTATCATTTTAGCTATTTTAGTGGGGCTTTATATTATAAGCATAAACTTCCCGATAAGATTTGATTTAACACAAAATAAATCATACACAGTTTCTCAGCAAACTATGGATGTAATTTCTAGAATAGATAGTCCGCTTTCAATAGTTGTTTTAAGGTCTCCAAGTACAGATCCTACTTCTGCTGATTGGCGTTCTGATTTATTATTAGACCAATATCAAAGATTAAGCAAACATATTACAGTTGAATATATTAACCCAATAGAAAAACCTTCTGCTAAAAGTAAATATCAAATGACTCAGGTTGGTGAGATAATATTTAGTTATGGACAAAGCAAACAGGTGAGGGTATATAGAAAAGATTTAACTACTCAATCTAAAGTTACTTCAGAGCCTTTATTTGTTGGAGAAGAGAAATTCACTCAAGCTATATATACTTTGTTAGAACAAGAGTCTTATGTTGTTTATTTTACAGTTGGTCATGGAGAGAGACAGCTTCAAGACAGAGGAGGCGAGGGATTATCTTATGTTAAAACTTATTTGGAAAATGAGAATTATAAGGTAAGAGATTTAAATATTATATTAGAAAATATTCCAACAGATGCTTCTTTAATTGTAATAGCTTCTCCTGTTGAAACATTCAGCGATTTTGAAATTGAGAAATTAAATAACTATGTAAAAACAGGTGGTAAATTGCTTGTGCTTTATGATAGTTTTATGGATAGAAGTAATTTTAATTCTAATTTAGATGTATTTTTATCTGATTGGGGATTTAAGACAAAAAATGATTATATAATAGACCCTGTATCAAGTGTTGTTATACCGGTTAATGTGGTTCCTCAGTATACAGCTCACCCTATAACACAAACTCTAAAAGAGGGTAATGTATTTGCTTGTTTGGTTGTAGCAAGAAGTATTTTATCTGGAGAAAGTAAATATAGCGGAAGTTTTGAGAATATAATCACTACTTCTCCTCAAGGATATGGTAAGGAAGAGGCTACTTTTGATTTGTCTCGTGCAAGATTTAACCCTAGAACAGATATTGCAGGTCCTGTACCTTTGGCTATTGCTGGAACTTATGATATAGAAGGCAGAGATGTGCCTGCAAGAATTGTTGTATTTGGAGATGCTACTTTTGCTTTAAATGCATATATTAATCCTGAGCAAGGTCAATCTGTAGATGTTGCTTTTGCGGGTAATAAAGATTTGTTTATGAATACAGTTGCTTATCTATTAGAAGCAAGACAAAAGATAACTATAAGACCAAAAGAGGCTAGCATTAAAAATCTTACTCTTACAACAACACAAACTAATTTTATTAGATATGTTGCTCAAATTGGTTTGCCTTGTTTATTTGGTATATTAGGTATTCTTATATGGTTCTTAAGAAGAAGATAA
- a CDS encoding oligosaccharide flippase family protein: MYNIKTLYKKYSYYINYALLVFINGVASVLNYVSSIYVNRSLSISDFAHYNGIINIYSIIVLTVSSFSYYIMHNYKDDEDARSYWAYGYIIAAVIFILYILSIPLIDILFNIRSYISLFIISIGIFATILTIVSQSILKINNYIAYDYIASLIAIFIAKILLLAYFIITGLTLEKAIVSVTLFCILYLIINLIELKKLNLPYCVSIKKINTYFSKQNLYIFLSYIINIVIINFIFNWISLSDVLMANRYLDKTSAGYYSTISLIIKMFFYIGTPIASVMFSYILIAKKDNNKNKENKILYYSIGLFIFASFCLSVFLIAFAKQVVLIQFTNRYEAIIPLIPEAAIFGFSLGFTVITFNYGLAYKLFAPFYGYLAIFAYVYFSLRNGLRTFENFMFIMKIFFIALLIYNILIILIHRIILKTNKK; the protein is encoded by the coding sequence ATGTATAATATAAAAACATTATATAAAAAATATTCATATTATATTAATTATGCTTTATTAGTATTTATAAATGGTGTTGCTAGTGTATTAAATTATGTTTCTTCGATTTATGTAAATAGAAGTTTATCAATATCAGATTTTGCTCATTATAATGGCATTATCAATATATATTCAATAATAGTTTTAACTGTATCTAGTTTTAGTTATTATATAATGCATAATTATAAAGACGATGAAGATGCTAGGAGTTACTGGGCTTATGGATATATTATTGCTGCTGTAATATTTATATTGTATATATTATCTATACCGCTTATTGATATACTTTTTAATATAAGAAGCTACATTTCTCTTTTTATAATATCTATTGGAATATTTGCAACTATTTTAACTATAGTGTCGCAGTCTATATTAAAAATTAATAATTATATAGCTTATGATTATATTGCAAGTTTAATAGCAATATTTATAGCAAAAATTTTACTTTTGGCATACTTTATTATAACAGGACTCACATTAGAAAAAGCTATTGTATCTGTAACTTTATTTTGTATTTTATATTTAATTATTAATTTAATTGAACTAAAAAAACTTAATCTTCCTTATTGTGTTTCTATAAAAAAAATAAATACATATTTCTCTAAACAAAACTTATATATTTTCTTAAGTTATATAATAAATATTGTTATAATAAACTTTATATTTAATTGGATATCATTAAGCGATGTATTAATGGCTAATAGATATTTAGATAAAACAAGTGCAGGTTACTATTCTACAATATCATTAATAATAAAAATGTTTTTCTATATAGGAACCCCAATAGCTTCAGTTATGTTTTCTTATATTTTAATAGCTAAAAAGGATAATAACAAAAATAAAGAAAATAAAATACTTTATTATTCAATAGGCCTTTTTATATTTGCTTCATTTTGTTTATCGGTATTTTTAATTGCATTTGCCAAACAAGTTGTATTGATACAGTTTACAAACAGATATGAGGCTATTATTCCATTAATCCCAGAGGCTGCAATATTTGGTTTTTCTTTAGGGTTTACTGTTATTACATTTAATTATGGACTTGCATATAAATTATTTGCACCTTTCTATGGATATTTAGCCATATTTGCTTATGTGTATTTTTCTCTGAGAAATGGACTAAGAACTTTTGAAAATTTTATGTTTATAATGAAAATATTTTTTATAGCATTGCTTATATATAATATTTTAATAATATTAATACATAGAATAATATTAAAAACTAATAAAAAGTAG
- a CDS encoding ankyrin repeat domain-containing protein: MKKIILMAILYTLFSFNALYPRKAENEAEFLSHIASGDIEEVSNFINDKKININTKIEDSATPLIFSIIFKQDEISKILIEKGADINIKDKSGFTALIYSITYNRTEISKILIEKKANVNIKVSLNGNGVYMKNFTPLILNENKEVAELLINAGADINTKFTAKYEGQNIKLEDATPLMWFIFTDNTEIAQLLIEYGADINAKDKSGNTALGYAKEKNNTKIEELLISKGAK, from the coding sequence ATGAAAAAGATTATATTAATGGCTATATTGTATACTTTATTTAGTTTTAATGCACTATATCCAAGAAAAGCTGAAAATGAAGCAGAATTCTTATCGCATATAGCATCTGGTGATATTGAAGAAGTTTCAAATTTCATAAATGATAAGAAAATTAATATAAATACCAAAATAGAAGATAGTGCTACACCATTAATATTTTCTATTATTTTTAAGCAAGATGAAATATCAAAGATTCTTATAGAAAAAGGCGCAGATATTAATATAAAAGACAAATCAGGATTTACAGCTTTAATATATTCTATAACGTATAATAGAACAGAAATATCAAAAATACTTATAGAAAAAAAAGCTAATGTAAACATAAAGGTTTCATTAAATGGAAATGGAGTATATATGAAAAATTTTACTCCTTTAATACTTAATGAAAATAAAGAAGTAGCTGAGTTATTAATAAATGCTGGTGCTGATATTAATACAAAATTTACTGCCAAATATGAAGGACAAAATATAAAATTAGAAGATGCTACACCTTTAATGTGGTTTATTTTTACTGATAATACAGAAATAGCACAGTTATTGATAGAATATGGAGCTGATATCAACGCTAAAGATAAAAGCGGAAACACAGCATTAGGTTATGCAAAAGAAAAAAATAATACTAAAATAGAAGAGTTACTTATATCAAAAGGTGCTAAATAA
- a CDS encoding Crp/Fnr family transcriptional regulator, which translates to MNNTNTNKTIKFPKSSTIFIDGQDPKYKFYIIIKGKVLAYNYFADDYTIEYKEGEIIGLFNAVINEPFTSTVKAIEDVEVLEMNVYEIEKIDNPNIINKIYEYLLLNLERWINRYYYFLSKVTTTYNYYTDKNRIDMISMASIYEENGYTDAASKIYAKYLELNPNAEDIGFVRNKIDKLGKIEEPEYIDNNVYKFKKGYCLYTEFQYNDYIYIIRYGKVGVYNIFNSRQVTRRVCVNNEILNGYAPKSDIRPLFTTAVVLQDSIIQLAKKEEFMELILKDNNIRLYLIKVMSMRVYITISRIKSFNANNNVSKFVIILEALIKYELIFKNTKQIVFPYNFNDLCSMVGITADANKEAELNKIKSVSITEDGYIMIKDTEEFYKEYEIYKQRTSNKLKK; encoded by the coding sequence ATGAATAATACTAATACTAATAAAACAATTAAATTTCCAAAATCATCAACAATATTTATAGATGGCCAAGACCCTAAATATAAATTTTATATAATTATAAAAGGTAAAGTTTTAGCATACAATTATTTTGCAGATGATTATACTATAGAATATAAAGAAGGTGAGATAATAGGACTATTTAATGCCGTTATAAATGAACCTTTTACATCAACAGTGAAAGCAATAGAAGATGTTGAAGTTTTAGAAATGAATGTTTATGAGATAGAAAAGATAGATAATCCTAATATAATAAATAAAATATATGAGTACTTACTTCTTAATTTGGAGAGATGGATTAATAGATATTATTATTTCTTGAGTAAAGTTACTACAACTTATAATTATTATACTGATAAAAATAGAATAGATATGATTAGTATGGCTAGTATTTATGAAGAGAATGGATATACTGATGCTGCTTCAAAGATATATGCTAAATATTTAGAATTAAACCCTAATGCTGAAGATATTGGATTTGTGAGAAATAAAATAGACAAATTAGGAAAAATAGAAGAGCCTGAATATATAGATAATAATGTTTATAAGTTTAAAAAGGGATATTGTTTATACACAGAGTTTCAATATAATGATTATATTTATATTATTAGATATGGAAAAGTTGGAGTATATAATATATTTAATTCCAGACAAGTTACAAGAAGGGTATGTGTGAATAATGAAATACTTAATGGATATGCTCCTAAAAGTGATATTAGACCTCTTTTTACTACAGCAGTGGTATTACAAGACTCTATTATACAGCTTGCTAAAAAAGAAGAGTTTATGGAGTTGATATTAAAAGATAATAATATAAGACTCTATCTTATAAAAGTTATGAGTATGAGAGTATATATTACAATATCTAGAATAAAATCTTTTAATGCTAATAATAATGTTAGTAAGTTTGTAATTATATTGGAAGCTTTAATTAAATATGAATTGATATTTAAAAATACAAAACAAATAGTATTTCCATACAATTTTAATGACCTTTGTTCTATGGTTGGTATTACTGCAGATGCCAATAAAGAAGCAGAGTTAAATAAAATAAAATCTGTTTCCATAACTGAAGACGGATATATTATGATAAAGGATACAGAAGAGTTTTATAAAGAATATGAAATATATAAACAAAGAACATCAAATAAATTAAAAAAATAA
- a CDS encoding TlyA family RNA methyltransferase, whose amino-acid sequence MRLDEYVHHNGYTESRSKAQDIILAGCVFVNGVKVTSKAQKIKDTDKIEVIQNRKYVSRAGEKLEKALLEFNLSVENKICLDIGASTGGFTDCLLSYGAKKVYALDVGHNQLVYKLRNDKRVISIEDFNAKDIKREMFEGEIPSIVVSDVSFISISKIAPIIFKELNDLEYWVSLIKPQFEAEKGEVSKGGIIKDDILREKIVNNAINRITEIGFKEINRTISPIKGSKGNIEYLSYFII is encoded by the coding sequence ATGAGATTAGATGAGTATGTACATCATAACGGATATACTGAAAGCAGGTCCAAAGCACAGGATATAATATTAGCTGGATGTGTATTTGTTAATGGTGTAAAAGTAACTTCTAAAGCTCAAAAAATAAAAGATACCGATAAAATAGAAGTCATACAAAATAGAAAATATGTATCTAGAGCTGGAGAAAAGTTAGAAAAAGCTTTATTGGAATTTAATCTTTCTGTAGAAAATAAAATATGTTTAGATATAGGGGCTTCTACAGGAGGATTTACCGATTGTCTTCTCTCTTATGGTGCTAAAAAAGTTTATGCTTTAGATGTTGGTCATAATCAGCTTGTATACAAATTAAGAAATGACAAAAGAGTAATATCAATAGAAGATTTTAATGCCAAAGATATAAAAAGAGAAATGTTTGAAGGAGAAATTCCTTCTATTGTGGTGAGTGATGTTTCTTTTATATCCATTTCAAAAATTGCTCCTATTATATTTAAAGAATTAAATGATTTAGAATATTGGGTAAGCCTTATTAAACCTCAATTTGAAGCTGAAAAAGGTGAAGTTTCAAAGGGAGGAATTATTAAAGATGATATATTGAGAGAAAAGATAGTTAATAATGCAATTAATAGAATCACAGAAATAGGATTTAAAGAGATAAATAGAACTATCTCCCCTATAAAAGGCTCTAAAGGAAATATAGAGTATTTATCATATTTTATTATTTAA
- a CDS encoding flavodoxin: protein MKRITSVFALLLLFIVSCNSNINDRKVTKSALLNEHNASVVNTEFNGSKTIIVYYSWNGNTEIVANKIKKITGADIYKITTKIPYPNEYDDMVIQVKDDIDNDKLPELNGSVDLSKYDNIIIGYPIWIGDMALPMKSFLSKNDLKGKNIAPFILSGGSRVYRSVSYIKDTCPDSKVLNYISIKRKDVSDLDGKINNWIRKIKVDISK, encoded by the coding sequence ATGAAAAGAATAACTAGTGTTTTTGCATTATTACTATTATTTATTGTATCATGTAATTCAAATATTAATGATAGAAAAGTAACTAAATCTGCTTTATTAAATGAACATAATGCATCTGTTGTAAATACCGAGTTTAATGGAAGCAAAACAATTATAGTATACTATTCTTGGAATGGCAATACAGAAATAGTGGCTAATAAGATTAAAAAGATTACAGGTGCTGATATATATAAAATTACTACAAAAATCCCATATCCAAATGAATATGATGATATGGTGATTCAAGTAAAAGATGATATAGATAATGATAAGCTTCCAGAATTAAACGGCAGTGTTGATTTATCTAAATATGATAATATTATTATTGGATATCCAATATGGATAGGTGATATGGCTTTGCCTATGAAAAGCTTTTTGTCAAAAAATGATTTAAAAGGAAAAAATATAGCACCGTTTATATTAAGCGGAGGCTCAAGAGTATATAGAAGTGTTTCATATATAAAAGATACATGTCCTGATAGTAAAGTTTTGAATTATATATCTATAAAAAGAAAAGATGTATCCGATTTGGACGGTAAAATAAATAATTGGATAAGAAAAATAAAAGTAGATATATCTAAATAA
- a CDS encoding alpha/beta fold hydrolase, with amino-acid sequence MKIDNRVLISDDGHRMYTYIFTPDTQPKAIVQIVHGLGEHAGRYKELASKLADNGFLVCADDHRGFGRSTVSKDSIGHIADKNGADLILEDMKHLMVTVKADYPNIPYFMLGHSMGSFLTRGFLIKYHKDLNGAIIMGTKGKPNTIESIGKLIANVQKSIFGGRKRAKLLDKLSVGGYGKKYFPKDKSDLAWLTSDKEEINKVLEDEYFASKPASIETYIQLFNLIDKISDKDNYSNMSKDFPILLISGDKDPIGNMGKGVKWVYEMYKSLGLNDINISLYKDGRHEILNDVQRHDVMNEILDWLNAHI; translated from the coding sequence ATGAAAATAGATAATAGAGTATTAATATCTGATGACGGTCATAGAATGTACACTTATATTTTTACTCCAGACACTCAGCCCAAGGCAATAGTACAAATAGTTCATGGTCTTGGCGAACATGCTGGAAGGTATAAGGAACTAGCTAGCAAATTGGCAGATAATGGTTTTTTAGTATGTGCTGATGACCATAGAGGCTTTGGAAGAAGTACTGTTAGTAAAGATAGTATTGGACATATTGCAGATAAAAATGGTGCTGATTTAATATTAGAAGATATGAAGCATCTTATGGTTACAGTAAAAGCTGATTATCCTAATATCCCATATTTTATGTTAGGTCATAGTATGGGGTCTTTTTTAACAAGAGGCTTTTTAATAAAATATCATAAAGATTTAAATGGTGCTATTATAATGGGTACTAAGGGAAAGCCTAATACAATAGAAAGTATCGGTAAATTAATAGCAAATGTTCAAAAGTCAATTTTTGGAGGAAGAAAGAGAGCTAAATTATTAGATAAATTATCTGTTGGAGGATATGGAAAGAAATATTTCCCTAAAGATAAATCAGATTTAGCTTGGCTTACTTCAGATAAAGAAGAGATTAATAAAGTATTGGAAGATGAGTATTTTGCTAGTAAACCTGCTAGTATAGAGACTTATATACAATTATTTAATTTGATAGATAAGATTTCAGATAAAGATAATTATTCTAATATGAGTAAGGATTTTCCTATACTTTTAATATCTGGAGATAAAGACCCTATTGGAAATATGGGAAAGGGTGTAAAATGGGTATATGAAATGTATAAATCTTTAGGACTTAATGATATTAATATAAGTTTATATAAAGACGGAAGACATGAAATATTGAATGATGTGCAAAGACATGATGTTATGAATGAAATACTTGATTGGCTTAATGCTCATATTTAA
- a CDS encoding D-sedoheptulose-7-phosphate isomerase, with the protein MANLIERFKELEPIKGNIDLAIESIISCYKNGNKVLIAGNGGSACDSEHIAGELLKSFVKKRPIKEEIRKGLLSMEDGEYIADNLEAPLRAIALTSHMGLSTAYLNDRDPYLIFAQQLLGFGDKGDIFIAISTSGNAKNIIHACKVAKAMGIKIISFTNNHGGKLAEMADIAIKAPSKETYIAQEYHEAIYHEICIRVEEYFFKEDR; encoded by the coding sequence ATGGCTAATTTAATTGAAAGATTTAAAGAATTAGAACCAATAAAAGGAAACATAGATTTAGCAATAGAATCTATAATTAGCTGTTATAAAAATGGAAATAAAGTTTTGATAGCTGGTAATGGCGGAAGTGCTTGCGACAGTGAACATATTGCTGGCGAATTATTAAAAAGCTTTGTAAAGAAAAGACCTATAAAAGAAGAGATTAGAAAAGGGCTTTTATCTATGGAAGATGGAGAATATATTGCTGATAATTTAGAAGCTCCTCTTAGAGCCATTGCTTTAACTTCTCATATGGGGCTTTCTACTGCATATTTAAATGATAGAGATCCTTATTTAATATTTGCTCAGCAGTTATTAGGTTTTGGGGACAAGGGAGATATTTTTATTGCTATAAGTACATCAGGCAACGCTAAAAATATTATACATGCTTGTAAAGTTGCTAAGGCTATGGGAATAAAAATAATATCTTTTACGAATAATCATGGCGGTAAGCTTGCAGAGATGGCTGATATTGCTATAAAGGCTCCTTCAAAAGAAACATATATCGCTCAGGAATATCATGAAGCTATTTATCATGAAATTTGTATAAGAGTGGAAGAGTATTTCTTTAAAGAAGATAGATAA
- a CDS encoding glycosyltransferase family 9 protein yields the protein MKILLIKQTSLGDVLHSTPVIRALKKWKSDCTIDVVTDKRALGILENNPYINKLYVLDIYKYEKEIFASPSKFFSTIKEFFSHIKEVRKEHYDIAIDLQGLERSVIFLYLCHSKKKFAKGKWLGIKSNYYKDINAIVGLLSFLDFIDCPSDGTDLDYFLPGNIEDVFNKKIENLNIKLDKDYIVFSPFSRWDTKDLSVKKSREIIEEIRKISKIQIIISATGDYNDKCIEIANGFENVLNTSSYFNLNELAYLIKESSAMITSDSFPMHTGCAFKKPLIAIFGPTSEVRVGPIAENSETIRVEGLECARCYKRKNCPNNHICIENIDAKLVATRILQKIGYL from the coding sequence ATGAAAATACTTTTAATAAAACAAACTTCTCTTGGAGATGTGCTTCATTCAACTCCTGTTATTAGGGCATTGAAAAAATGGAAAAGCGACTGTACTATAGATGTAGTAACAGATAAAAGAGCCTTAGGGATACTTGAAAATAATCCATATATAAATAAATTGTATGTGCTTGATATATATAAATACGAAAAAGAAATATTTGCTTCACCTTCTAAATTTTTTTCTACAATTAAAGAGTTTTTTTCTCATATTAAAGAAGTGAGAAAAGAGCATTATGATATAGCAATAGATTTGCAAGGGCTTGAGAGAAGCGTTATATTTCTTTATTTGTGTCATTCAAAAAAGAAGTTTGCTAAAGGAAAATGGCTTGGAATAAAAAGCAATTATTATAAAGATATTAATGCTATAGTTGGACTTCTTTCTTTTTTGGATTTTATTGACTGTCCAAGTGATGGTACAGATTTAGATTATTTTTTGCCAGGCAATATAGAAGATGTTTTTAATAAAAAAATAGAAAATTTAAATATAAAATTAGATAAAGATTATATTGTATTTTCTCCTTTTTCAAGATGGGATACTAAAGATTTATCTGTAAAAAAATCTAGAGAGATAATTGAAGAGATAAGAAAAATAAGTAAAATACAAATAATAATATCAGCAACAGGGGACTATAATGACAAATGTATTGAAATAGCTAATGGCTTTGAAAATGTATTAAACACATCAAGTTATTTTAATTTAAATGAGTTAGCTTATTTAATAAAAGAGTCATCGGCAATGATTACATCTGATTCTTTTCCAATGCATACTGGCTGTGCTTTTAAAAAACCGCTTATAGCAATATTCGGTCCAACTAGTGAGGTTAGGGTAGGGCCTATAGCAGAAAACTCTGAAACCATTAGAGTAGAGGGCTTAGAATGTGCAAGATGCTACAAAAGGAAAAACTGCCCAAATAATCATATATGTATAGAAAATATAGATGCTAAATTAGTGGCAACTAGAATACTTCAAAAAATAGGCTATTTATAA